From a single Vibrio tubiashii genomic region:
- the topA gene encoding type I DNA topoisomerase, which yields MGKSLVIVESPAKAKTINKYLGKDFIVKSSVGHVRDLPTAGQSTGQKAAAVSTKGLSAEEKARIKKEKDRKSLIKKMGIDPYHGWEANYQVLPGKEKVVAELQKLAKDADSVYLATDLDREGEAIAWHLREIIGGDEERYKRVVFNEITKNAIQQAFEKPGELSMDGVNAQQARRFMDRVVGFMVSPLLWKKVARGLSAGRVQSVAVKLLVEREREIKAFIPEEFWDIHADTKTQDKTDFRLQVAQKEGVAFKPVNEAETKAAMAVLEKARYEVCKREDRPTSSKPSAPYITSTLQQAASTRLGYGVKKTMMLAQRLYEAGYITYMRTDSTNLSSEAVEAARGFIATEFGDAYLPSKAIVYGSKEGAQEAHEAIRPSDVTVKADDLNGMEADAHKLYSLIWNQFVACQMTPAKYDSTTVSVKAAEYTLKAKGRILKFDGWTRVQRPLGKNEDQILPAVQVGDAIELVTLDPKQHFTKPPARFTEAALVKELEKRGIGRPSTYASIISTIQDRGYVKVEQRRFYAEKMGEIVTDRLDGSFDELMNYEFTSRMEEKLDQIAEGDANWKGVLDDFFKDFTGDLEKAEQDEELGGMKPNHIVYTDIECPTCSREMGIRTASTGVFLGCSGYALPPKERCKTTINLGDEDGVINVLEEDVETAALRAKKRCPICETAMDAYLIDDKRKLHVCGNNPNCEGYIVEHGEYKVKGYDGPVVECDKCGSDMVLKNGRFGKYMDCTSEECKNTRKILKNGEVAPPKEDPVHLPELPCENSDAYFVLRDGASGLFLAASTFPKSRETRAPLVEELVRFKDRISPKFHYLADAPQQDPDGLPMVVRFSRKSKENYVRSEVDGKPSGYTALYVDGKWEITDKRKKPAKKK from the coding sequence ATGGGTAAGTCACTGGTTATTGTGGAGTCGCCAGCCAAAGCGAAGACCATCAATAAGTATTTAGGTAAGGACTTCATTGTAAAGTCCAGTGTAGGTCACGTACGTGATCTACCGACTGCTGGCCAAAGCACTGGTCAGAAAGCTGCTGCGGTATCAACCAAGGGCTTAAGTGCTGAAGAAAAAGCACGAATCAAAAAAGAAAAAGATCGCAAGTCACTAATCAAAAAAATGGGTATCGACCCGTACCATGGTTGGGAAGCGAACTATCAGGTTCTGCCAGGCAAAGAGAAAGTAGTGGCAGAGCTGCAAAAGCTTGCGAAAGACGCAGACAGCGTTTATCTCGCAACCGATTTGGATCGCGAGGGAGAGGCTATCGCTTGGCACCTTCGTGAGATCATCGGTGGCGATGAAGAGCGATACAAACGCGTTGTATTTAACGAGATTACTAAAAATGCTATCCAGCAGGCGTTCGAGAAACCGGGCGAGCTAAGTATGGATGGTGTTAATGCACAGCAAGCGCGCCGTTTTATGGACCGTGTGGTTGGCTTTATGGTGTCACCACTGCTTTGGAAAAAAGTTGCACGAGGCCTATCTGCTGGTCGTGTACAGTCTGTAGCGGTGAAGTTGCTGGTAGAGCGTGAGCGTGAAATCAAAGCGTTTATTCCAGAAGAGTTCTGGGATATCCACGCAGATACTAAGACTCAAGATAAAACTGACTTCCGTTTGCAGGTGGCGCAGAAAGAAGGCGTTGCGTTTAAACCCGTCAATGAAGCTGAAACCAAAGCGGCGATGGCTGTGCTTGAAAAAGCGCGCTACGAAGTGTGTAAGCGCGAAGACCGCCCGACTTCAAGTAAACCTTCAGCACCTTACATTACCTCGACACTGCAGCAGGCAGCGAGTACTCGTTTAGGTTACGGCGTTAAGAAAACCATGATGTTGGCTCAGCGTCTCTATGAAGCGGGTTACATCACTTATATGCGTACCGACTCGACTAACTTGAGTTCTGAAGCGGTAGAAGCTGCCCGTGGTTTTATCGCGACTGAATTTGGCGACGCTTACCTGCCTAGCAAAGCAATTGTTTACGGTAGCAAAGAGGGCGCTCAAGAGGCTCACGAAGCGATCCGTCCATCTGATGTAACTGTGAAAGCAGACGACCTCAATGGTATGGAAGCCGATGCGCACAAACTGTACTCATTGATTTGGAATCAGTTTGTGGCGTGTCAGATGACACCGGCAAAATACGACTCGACTACTGTGAGCGTGAAAGCGGCTGAGTACACGCTAAAAGCGAAAGGTCGTATCTTGAAATTTGACGGTTGGACTCGTGTTCAACGTCCATTGGGTAAAAACGAAGACCAGATTCTACCTGCAGTACAGGTGGGTGATGCGATTGAGCTTGTTACTCTTGATCCTAAGCAGCACTTCACTAAGCCGCCAGCGCGCTTTACAGAAGCTGCGTTGGTAAAAGAGCTTGAAAAACGTGGTATTGGTCGCCCTTCAACGTATGCGTCAATCATTTCAACCATCCAAGATCGTGGTTATGTGAAAGTCGAACAGCGTCGTTTTTATGCTGAGAAGATGGGTGAAATTGTCACTGACCGTTTAGATGGTAGCTTCGATGAGTTAATGAACTACGAGTTCACATCTCGCATGGAAGAAAAACTAGACCAAATTGCGGAAGGCGATGCCAACTGGAAAGGTGTGCTAGATGACTTCTTTAAAGATTTTACTGGTGATTTAGAGAAAGCGGAACAAGACGAAGAACTGGGCGGCATGAAGCCAAACCATATCGTCTACACCGATATCGAGTGTCCGACCTGTTCTCGTGAGATGGGTATCCGTACTGCTTCTACAGGTGTTTTCCTAGGTTGTTCAGGTTACGCACTGCCTCCTAAGGAGCGTTGTAAGACGACCATCAACCTAGGTGATGAAGATGGTGTTATCAACGTTCTTGAAGAGGATGTTGAGACGGCTGCACTGCGTGCGAAAAAGCGCTGTCCAATCTGTGAAACGGCGATGGATGCGTACTTAATCGATGACAAACGTAAACTGCATGTTTGTGGTAATAATCCGAACTGTGAAGGTTACATTGTTGAACACGGTGAGTACAAAGTTAAAGGTTACGATGGTCCAGTTGTCGAATGTGACAAGTGTGGCAGCGACATGGTGCTTAAGAACGGCCGTTTCGGTAAGTACATGGACTGTACGAGTGAAGAGTGTAAGAACACTCGTAAGATCCTGAAAAACGGCGAAGTTGCTCCGCCAAAAGAAGACCCTGTGCATTTGCCAGAGCTACCATGTGAAAACTCTGATGCTTACTTCGTTCTTCGCGATGGCGCTTCTGGTCTGTTCTTAGCAGCAAGCACATTCCCGAAATCGCGCGAAACTCGTGCACCTTTGGTTGAAGAACTTGTGCGCTTTAAGGATCGTATTTCACCTAAGTTCCACTACTTGGCTGACGCCCCTCAGCAAGACCCTGATGGTCTGCCTATGGTGGTGCGCTTTAGCCGTAAGTCGAAAGAGAACTACGTCCGCTCAGAGGTGGATGGCAAGCCTTCGGGTTACACGGCACTCTACGTGGATGGTAAATGGGAAATAACCGATAAGCGTAAAAAGCCAGCCAAGAAAAAGTAA
- a CDS encoding GGDEF domain-containing protein: MKQRLKLLTFLACVSATFLFAAHSISKQVVDGIVKELLWKYAQISAHHDAETLLAPIIKEVNLISDLAEHPNVTSWGMNSNDDVYRAVAEETLDRYRWQLKSKNFFIVLDENLAYHYNDVQSVREQTFLRYYLDPASVQDNWYFEQRDSGVDFSVNIARDAHLNLTRVWINHSIVDGGRFLGVVGTGIDTNLLFERFDEHHSHALKTLFVDEGRRIQFSVDSHKFHYPLRDSENTKPTLSDYVPNSDEYSAIETLMQRQKSGEEAEILMVQQESGKAVVAIHYIEALGWYELTFVSIDAMVPRWVATSLYLPLMSLVFLCALLSYFYLVKHWILPVERVSKRLGKLTRFKSGNQSLDEAVDLIEHELTAARTGLEELVTSRTEQIDKLAIFDFVTGLHNRRGLERELRSELARSSREQHQFGLIWIDAGLSPRNDEEFDSEKHQSALKAIASCLTKAIREYDVAARWEEGEFLLLVRTDSNKILLQIACRIKQYVEQAQASDSNHYLSFTELSVGGTLIKPNVTMQQALALADSSLYIAKSEAKDAIYIHEESNAA, from the coding sequence ATGAAACAGAGACTCAAGCTGCTGACTTTTTTAGCCTGTGTCAGTGCTACCTTTCTATTTGCTGCGCATAGTATCTCCAAACAAGTTGTTGACGGTATCGTTAAGGAACTGCTGTGGAAATACGCACAGATCTCTGCACACCATGATGCTGAAACATTGCTCGCGCCCATTATTAAAGAAGTGAATCTCATCAGTGACCTGGCGGAACACCCGAATGTGACCTCATGGGGAATGAACAGCAATGATGACGTATACCGCGCTGTCGCTGAGGAAACCCTTGACCGATATCGCTGGCAATTAAAATCGAAAAATTTCTTTATCGTACTTGACGAAAATTTGGCCTATCACTACAACGATGTGCAAAGTGTACGTGAGCAAACCTTCCTTCGATATTATCTCGATCCTGCCTCAGTCCAAGACAATTGGTATTTTGAGCAGAGAGATAGCGGTGTAGACTTTAGCGTTAATATCGCTAGAGATGCGCATTTAAATCTAACGCGAGTTTGGATCAACCACAGTATTGTAGACGGTGGTCGCTTCCTCGGTGTTGTTGGGACGGGAATCGATACTAATCTGCTGTTTGAACGTTTCGATGAACATCACTCTCACGCATTAAAAACATTGTTTGTCGACGAAGGGCGAAGAATCCAATTTTCAGTCGATTCCCACAAATTTCATTACCCTCTAAGAGACAGTGAAAATACTAAGCCCACGTTGAGTGACTACGTTCCAAATTCTGATGAATACTCCGCGATAGAAACGTTAATGCAGCGTCAGAAATCTGGTGAAGAGGCTGAAATTTTGATGGTTCAGCAAGAGTCAGGAAAAGCCGTAGTGGCGATTCACTATATTGAAGCTTTAGGGTGGTACGAGCTGACCTTTGTCAGTATTGACGCCATGGTTCCTCGTTGGGTTGCGACAAGCCTTTATTTACCATTGATGAGCTTGGTATTTCTGTGTGCCCTGCTGAGTTATTTTTATTTGGTTAAGCATTGGATTTTACCTGTAGAACGCGTGAGCAAACGACTTGGAAAGCTCACTAGGTTTAAGTCAGGGAATCAAAGCCTTGATGAGGCAGTCGATTTGATCGAGCATGAACTCACTGCTGCGAGAACAGGGTTGGAGGAGTTAGTCACTTCGCGTACAGAGCAAATCGATAAGCTTGCCATATTCGATTTTGTAACAGGGCTACACAATCGCCGAGGGTTGGAGCGTGAACTGCGTTCAGAGCTTGCACGCTCTTCACGCGAACAGCATCAATTTGGCCTCATATGGATTGATGCTGGACTGTCGCCTCGAAATGATGAGGAGTTCGATAGTGAAAAGCATCAGAGTGCACTAAAAGCTATCGCGTCATGTTTGACTAAAGCGATTCGCGAATATGATGTAGCGGCAAGATGGGAGGAGGGGGAGTTTTTGCTCCTTGTCCGAACTGATAGTAACAAGATTTTGTTACAGATAGCTTGTCGTATCAAACAGTATGTTGAGCAAGCTCAGGCTAGTGATTCAAACCATTACCTTTCCTTCACTGAGCTTTCTGTGGGAGGGACGTTGATAAAGCCAAATGTCACCATGCAACAAGCTTTAGCGTTAGCTGACAGTTCCTTATACATTGCTAAATCAGAAGCCAAGGATGCAATCTATATCCACGAAGAATCGAATGCTGCTTAG
- the glgC gene encoding glucose-1-phosphate adenylyltransferase, giving the protein MAGVLGMILAGGEGSRLRPLTESRSKPSVPFGGSYRLIDFALNNFVNADLMRVYVLTQFKSQSLFHHLKKGWNISGITDRFIDPIPAQMRTGKRWYEGTADAIYQNLRFMELAEPEQVCIFGSDHIYKMDIKQMLDFHKEKEASLTVSALRMPLSEASEFGVIEVDADGRMIGFEEKPANPKSIPGDPEHALVSMGNYVFEAQPLFSELIEDADNPDSSHDFGKDIIPKMFPRGDVFVYDFSTNRITGEKEEVYWRDVGTIGAYWQAHMDLLEKDAPFSLYNRKWPLHTFYPPLPPATFTDSDNGRVQIIDSLVCNGSYVRGSRIEKSVLGFRSNIASACDISECILLGDVKVGDGCVLRRVIIDKDVDIAPGTQIGVNLSEDKKHFHVSEDGIVVIPKGARVGY; this is encoded by the coding sequence ATGGCTGGTGTTTTGGGAATGATCCTTGCTGGTGGAGAAGGGTCACGCCTTCGTCCTCTTACAGAATCTCGTAGTAAACCCTCGGTTCCTTTTGGCGGCAGTTACCGTCTTATAGACTTCGCTCTAAACAACTTTGTAAATGCCGATTTGATGCGCGTTTACGTTCTAACTCAATTTAAATCCCAATCGCTATTCCACCACCTGAAGAAAGGCTGGAACATCAGTGGTATTACTGACCGCTTTATCGACCCAATTCCAGCACAAATGCGCACTGGTAAGCGTTGGTATGAAGGTACGGCGGATGCTATCTACCAAAACCTACGTTTCATGGAATTAGCCGAGCCAGAACAGGTTTGTATCTTCGGTTCAGACCATATCTACAAAATGGATATCAAACAGATGCTTGATTTCCACAAAGAGAAAGAGGCGTCATTAACCGTATCCGCTTTGCGTATGCCTTTGAGTGAAGCTTCAGAGTTTGGTGTTATTGAGGTCGACGCAGACGGACGTATGATTGGCTTTGAAGAAAAACCAGCGAATCCTAAATCGATTCCAGGAGATCCTGAACACGCGCTTGTATCGATGGGCAACTATGTATTTGAAGCTCAACCACTGTTTTCAGAACTGATCGAAGATGCCGACAACCCTGACTCTTCTCATGACTTTGGTAAAGACATTATTCCAAAGATGTTCCCACGTGGTGATGTGTTTGTTTATGACTTCAGCACCAACCGAATTACTGGTGAGAAAGAGGAAGTTTATTGGCGTGATGTCGGTACTATTGGAGCGTACTGGCAAGCACACATGGATCTACTTGAGAAAGATGCGCCATTCTCGCTTTATAACCGTAAATGGCCTCTGCATACATTCTACCCACCTTTGCCACCTGCGACATTTACAGACTCAGACAATGGCCGCGTGCAGATCATTGATAGCTTAGTTTGTAATGGCAGCTATGTTCGTGGTTCACGTATTGAGAAGTCAGTATTAGGCTTCCGCAGTAACATTGCTTCTGCTTGTGATATTAGTGAGTGTATTCTACTTGGTGATGTTAAGGTCGGTGATGGTTGTGTACTACGCCGTGTAATCATCGATAAAGATGTCGATATTGCACCGGGCACCCAGATTGGTGTAAACCTATCGGAAGATAAAAAGCACTTCCACGTTTCGGAAGATGGCATCGTTGTTATTCCTAAAGGAGCAAGAGTTGGCTACTAA